A window of the Calditrichia bacterium genome harbors these coding sequences:
- a CDS encoding efflux RND transporter periplasmic adaptor subunit translates to MTSHKSSKNTLTGMIALAAFWLLLACSQSQPEAPEQASASAHAEHDSHSEMLQLSDAELAEFGIEIDTASAGTVQQHRDLTGEIVIDPDRLAHIIPRFPGIVKKVHKKIGDRVSAGDVLAIIESNESLAPYEITSLIDGTIIEMHLTKGEAVNDNSHDIIIADLSYVWADLAVFQKDLEHVQVGQRATISAGESMPPFTGKVSYISPTMSEAKRTATARVIVANPNGHWRPGLFVNAEVVTAAIEVPVAVPKSALERFENRTVVFVKTPDGFRPQPVSIGRENHVAVEIRAGLQPGEIYVAKNGFTLKAELEKGAFGDGHAH, encoded by the coding sequence ATGACATCCCATAAATCATCAAAAAATACCTTGACCGGAATGATTGCGCTAGCAGCGTTTTGGCTGCTGTTGGCGTGTTCGCAAAGCCAGCCGGAAGCACCGGAACAAGCGTCTGCATCGGCGCATGCGGAACACGATTCTCACAGCGAGATGTTGCAATTATCGGATGCGGAACTGGCGGAATTCGGCATCGAAATCGATACTGCAAGCGCCGGAACGGTCCAGCAACACCGCGACTTGACCGGCGAAATTGTCATCGATCCCGACCGGCTGGCGCACATCATCCCGCGATTTCCCGGGATTGTCAAAAAAGTGCACAAAAAAATCGGTGATCGCGTGAGCGCCGGCGATGTGCTGGCAATCATCGAAAGCAACGAAAGCCTCGCGCCGTACGAAATCACCTCGCTGATCGACGGCACCATCATCGAGATGCACCTCACCAAAGGCGAAGCTGTCAACGACAACAGCCACGATATCATCATCGCTGATCTCAGCTATGTGTGGGCGGATCTCGCTGTGTTTCAAAAAGATTTGGAGCACGTGCAGGTCGGGCAGCGGGCGACGATTTCTGCCGGGGAATCGATGCCGCCGTTCACCGGAAAAGTATCGTATATCAGTCCGACGATGAGCGAAGCGAAACGCACCGCCACCGCCCGGGTGATTGTCGCAAACCCGAACGGACACTGGCGACCGGGCTTGTTTGTGAACGCCGAAGTCGTCACCGCTGCGATTGAAGTGCCGGTTGCCGTGCCGAAATCCGCGCTGGAGCGATTTGAAAATCGCACCGTGGTTTTTGTGAAAACGCCGGACGGATTCAGACCGCAACCGGTGAGCATCGGGCGTGAAAATCACGTTGCCGTGGAAATTCGCGCCGGATTGCAACCCGGCGAAATTTACGTGGCAAAAAACGGTTTCACGCTGAAAGCAGAACTCGAAAAGGGCGCGTTCGGCGACGGTCACGCACATTAA
- a CDS encoding TolC family protein: MFRNPIIWVGCLLLLLCGCSVNRAAALRPESSINFQLTEHNSAVSESRQPVQPYGQITFADALALALQNNPGLAAAIIEIHSAEARTIQMANRPNPEIDLEFENFGGSGSLRGTDGIETTIALSQQILLSDKRRKQMDVTAFESDLAAWDAERIRLDLYAEVHNAFNRLLITQADIDAKTELLKLSESLLETTRQRVAAGKVSPAEASRAEIVLAQNAIALKKAEQLRESARKRLAATWGSRDAHLSRVTGNIDIEFTLPPEDTLQNQLSNNPDLRRFAAEMAHRKAEIAVADAKVIPDPTVSGGVRHMNESGDIAFVVGLSLPLPIADRNQGNREAARLNLAKSEKEFEAAKLALATELSEAYNAFGATRSEISALREQIIPQAEKAYASIRDGYLQGRFDFLDVLDAQRTLFESRDRYLHALRELHETAVRIERLIARKIH; encoded by the coding sequence ATGTTCCGAAATCCAATAATTTGGGTTGGATGCCTGTTGCTGTTGCTCTGCGGTTGCAGCGTAAACCGGGCAGCAGCCCTCCGACCGGAATCATCGATAAATTTCCAGTTAACCGAACACAACAGCGCTGTTTCGGAGAGTCGCCAACCGGTTCAGCCATACGGCCAAATTACTTTTGCAGATGCATTGGCGTTGGCTCTCCAAAACAATCCGGGATTAGCCGCGGCGATCATCGAAATACATTCGGCGGAAGCGCGAACTATTCAAATGGCGAATCGCCCGAACCCTGAAATCGATCTTGAATTTGAAAATTTTGGCGGTTCCGGCAGCTTGCGCGGCACAGATGGCATCGAAACAACCATTGCGTTAAGTCAACAGATTTTGTTGAGCGACAAACGCCGCAAACAGATGGACGTCACCGCTTTCGAAAGCGATTTGGCAGCATGGGATGCGGAACGCATACGGCTGGATTTGTATGCAGAAGTGCATAACGCATTCAACCGATTGCTGATTACGCAGGCGGATATTGACGCGAAAACCGAATTGCTGAAGCTTTCTGAAAGCCTGCTGGAAACCACCCGTCAGCGGGTTGCCGCCGGAAAGGTATCGCCGGCGGAAGCTTCACGCGCGGAAATTGTGCTGGCACAAAATGCCATCGCGCTGAAAAAAGCGGAGCAACTGCGTGAATCTGCCCGCAAACGGCTTGCGGCAACCTGGGGCAGCCGCGATGCGCATCTTTCCCGGGTCACCGGAAATATTGACATTGAATTTACGCTCCCGCCGGAAGATACGTTGCAGAATCAGCTTTCGAACAACCCGGATTTGCGGCGTTTTGCTGCGGAAATGGCCCATCGCAAAGCCGAAATCGCGGTTGCGGATGCAAAAGTGATTCCCGATCCGACCGTGAGCGGCGGCGTTCGTCACATGAATGAAAGCGGCGATATTGCATTTGTGGTGGGATTATCCCTGCCACTGCCGATTGCCGATCGCAATCAGGGCAATCGCGAAGCTGCCCGGCTGAATTTGGCGAAATCTGAAAAGGAATTCGAAGCGGCAAAACTGGCACTTGCTACCGAACTTTCGGAGGCATACAACGCTTTTGGTGCAACACGCAGCGAGATATCGGCGCTCCGGGAGCAAATAATTCCGCAGGCGGAAAAGGCATATGCCAGTATTCGCGACGGTTATTTGCAGGGTCGATTCGATTTTCTGGATGTGCTGGACGCCCAGCGCACGCTGTTTGAATCGCGCGATCGCTATTTGCATGCATTGCGCGAGTTGCACGAAACAGCCGTTCGCATTGAACGATTAATCGCCCGGAAAATTCATTGA
- a CDS encoding sulfatase yields MRNHQLLATLITIFMSLSIGQIGANQPEKRPNILFIMSDDHAENAISAYGSNLIQTPNIDRLADEGMRFENSFVTNSICGPSRAVLLTGKFSHLNGLRDNRDRFDSTQTTFPKLLQNAGYYTAMIGKWHLKSAPTGFDNWEVLVGQGRYYNPIFIENGERKELTGYTTDIITEKAIAALDNRDPDKPFCMLVHHKAPHRNWMPDTKYLEKFNQDLPYPETLFDDYAGRSAAAEADMRISDMYLSYDMKLHPGDYETETGSGGNTKFAENIVEIWKSTYELFTPDQKAAWDAHYDSVNAAFRDANLSGEALLKWKYQRYMKDYLRCVLSVDDGVGKLLDYLDAHDLAKNTIVVYTSDQGFYLGEHGWYDKRFMYEPSLSMPLLIRFPREIAPGSVNTDLVQNLDFAPTFLDLANTDIPDDMQGQSLKPLFSGKPVADWRTAIYYHYYEYPHGWHDVRKHYGIRTDRYKLIHFYDAPDTWELFDLQSDPNEMHNIFDDPNSVSIREQLGNELTALQKKYADPVDQH; encoded by the coding sequence ATGAGAAATCATCAACTTTTAGCAACACTGATTACGATTTTTATGTCACTGTCGATTGGGCAAATTGGCGCCAATCAACCGGAAAAACGCCCGAATATTTTATTCATCATGAGCGACGATCACGCGGAAAATGCGATCAGCGCGTATGGTAGCAACCTCATCCAAACGCCGAATATCGACCGGCTGGCAGATGAGGGCATGCGCTTCGAAAACAGCTTCGTCACCAACTCGATCTGCGGACCGAGCCGGGCAGTTTTACTCACCGGTAAATTCAGTCATTTGAATGGGTTACGCGATAACCGCGACCGGTTCGACAGCACCCAGACCACCTTCCCGAAACTGCTCCAAAACGCCGGATATTACACCGCGATGATCGGCAAATGGCACCTGAAATCTGCGCCAACCGGTTTCGATAATTGGGAAGTGCTGGTTGGTCAGGGCAGATATTACAACCCGATTTTCATCGAAAATGGTGAACGAAAAGAGCTAACCGGATACACAACGGACATAATCACCGAAAAGGCTATCGCCGCGCTGGACAATCGCGATCCGGACAAACCCTTCTGCATGTTGGTACACCACAAAGCGCCGCATCGCAACTGGATGCCGGACACCAAATATCTCGAAAAATTTAATCAGGATTTACCGTATCCCGAAACACTGTTCGACGATTACGCCGGGCGATCCGCAGCCGCCGAAGCGGACATGCGCATTTCTGATATGTATCTGTCTTACGACATGAAATTGCATCCGGGCGATTACGAAACCGAAACCGGCTCCGGCGGAAATACAAAATTTGCAGAAAACATTGTGGAAATTTGGAAAAGCACTTACGAATTATTTACGCCCGATCAAAAAGCCGCATGGGATGCTCATTACGATTCCGTAAATGCCGCGTTCCGCGACGCCAATTTGAGCGGCGAAGCGTTGCTGAAATGGAAATATCAGCGATATATGAAGGATTACCTGCGCTGCGTTTTGTCCGTTGATGACGGCGTTGGCAAGTTGCTGGATTATCTCGATGCGCACGATTTGGCAAAAAATACAATCGTGGTTTACACATCCGATCAGGGATTTTATCTCGGTGAACACGGCTGGTACGACAAACGGTTCATGTATGAACCGTCGCTGTCGATGCCGCTGCTGATCCGTTTTCCCCGGGAAATTGCGCCGGGCAGCGTGAACACGGATTTGGTGCAAAACCTCGATTTCGCGCCGACATTTCTGGATCTGGCAAACACCGACATCCCTGATGATATGCAAGGTCAATCGCTGAAACCGCTGTTTTCCGGGAAGCCCGTTGCGGATTGGCGAACGGCTATTTATTACCATTATTACGAATATCCGCACGGCTGGCACGATGTCCGGAAACACTACGGCATTCGTACGGATCGCTACAAATTGATCCATTTTTACGATGCACCGGATACCTGGGAATTGTTCGATCTGCAATCCGATCCAAATGAAATGCACAATATTTTCGATGATCCCAATTCCGTTTCGATTCGCGAACAGTTGGGCAACGAGCTGACTGCGTTGCAAAAAAAATATGCTGATCCGGTGGATCAACACTAA
- a CDS encoding CHAT domain-containing protein: MKNQVLHLYKHSFMVGLFFQIAIATGLFAQPAARDAIFEAVSKADSAAALLAQNSDDILQKEAVLSAFREALLKAESVDDFLASAAICNMVGNFYEARSEYQRGLGYFEKGLKILETKNATGAENLFDDALSDLQSSSKGYNSGDGFALVTDLYSATFDDFGDFLAQNPTKTEARLSVMLLINAGNMYLQQSQFSQSQTLYSQALQIAKRSGLVSEERHISANIAWSYIKNNQLDSAKTLLDALLSEQPDAQISNQLRQAYLARGAAFREEGDFPAAIADIKQSLVLYQTAGDNRGYCRALAHLASTYFESGDIKTATDYYHQTLTKNATVNDEETAWHANGGLAKCYSATGDDEKALAYFKTYFDIVESLGGRFSTDQGKVSFLENQTAFLNDYARTAINVSLKNNDFSIARPVIEKLRGSSLAALRQTKMGSKPPISGTLPLTYLESQSPQSFYEFSIGTANNNSNMMAQTSIGITSNQLFPGTISQPDPDLEQKLSQGIASEMGETAVANAPENLPAVTFLEYFLLDNQIAILTKSPENDINGAVVPVSPDSLDALINEYRSALHVQQSRGITASRNAVPIFLPTDVSTIRSHTKLAQQLFQLLIAPIRHSLPSGDNQTLVIIPHRSLWIVPFASLLDKNEQYFGDQFVLTYAPSEQDWASIAAQQRPADQRDPKAWIIGNPQMPQLVQSCGLEIKFSQLSGAEDEAKAIAQLFGRDRSELFIGKQADRLRLEAWHQDFSVLHFATHGFACIDDPLSSFVVLSELEPGDIDLQPQSAQLAFPGDPRLAVKLNDPNDDLSRMSAKMAPPKPEFPGILDARTIVNNFFLKADLVTLSACQTGLGKVLGQGTIGFTRAFLAAGARSLLVSLWQVDDESTKELMIHFYTEYLRHGNKALALQNAMIETRKKFPDPKDWAAFTLIGTAE, from the coding sequence ATGAAAAATCAGGTTTTACATTTATATAAACACAGCTTTATGGTGGGGTTATTTTTCCAGATTGCCATTGCCACCGGATTATTTGCCCAACCTGCGGCTCGCGATGCAATTTTTGAAGCGGTCAGCAAAGCGGATTCAGCCGCGGCGTTACTCGCCCAAAATTCCGATGACATTTTGCAAAAGGAAGCTGTTTTATCCGCTTTCCGGGAAGCGCTACTCAAAGCTGAATCTGTGGACGATTTTCTCGCCAGCGCGGCTATTTGCAACATGGTTGGTAATTTTTATGAAGCTCGTTCAGAATATCAACGGGGGCTCGGCTATTTTGAAAAAGGGTTGAAAATTCTCGAAACCAAAAACGCAACGGGAGCCGAAAACCTGTTTGACGATGCGTTGTCCGATTTGCAATCGTCATCTAAAGGGTATAATTCCGGCGACGGTTTTGCGTTGGTCACGGATTTGTATTCTGCAACATTTGACGATTTCGGCGATTTTTTAGCGCAGAACCCCACCAAAACAGAAGCCCGGTTATCGGTTATGCTGCTCATAAATGCCGGAAATATGTATTTGCAACAAAGTCAGTTTTCGCAATCGCAAACATTGTATTCGCAGGCGCTGCAAATTGCCAAGCGCTCCGGACTGGTGTCCGAAGAACGGCACATTTCTGCAAATATTGCTTGGAGCTACATAAAAAACAATCAGTTAGACAGTGCAAAAACACTGCTGGATGCGCTGCTGTCCGAACAACCTGATGCCCAGATTTCCAATCAGCTTCGGCAAGCGTATTTGGCTCGCGGTGCCGCATTTCGGGAAGAGGGCGATTTTCCGGCTGCTATTGCGGATATCAAACAATCGCTGGTTTTATATCAAACCGCCGGCGATAATCGTGGCTATTGCCGTGCACTGGCGCACCTTGCCTCAACCTATTTCGAAAGCGGCGATATCAAAACGGCAACAGATTATTATCACCAAACCCTCACCAAAAACGCCACCGTAAACGATGAAGAAACCGCGTGGCATGCCAACGGCGGGTTGGCAAAATGCTATTCCGCAACCGGTGATGATGAGAAAGCGTTGGCGTATTTCAAAACCTATTTTGACATTGTAGAATCTTTGGGCGGCAGATTTTCGACCGATCAAGGAAAGGTCAGTTTTTTGGAAAATCAAACGGCATTTCTCAACGATTATGCCCGAACGGCTATCAATGTTTCGTTGAAAAACAACGATTTCAGCATCGCGCGACCGGTGATCGAAAAACTTCGCGGCAGCTCTCTCGCCGCACTTCGGCAAACCAAAATGGGCAGCAAACCGCCGATTTCCGGCACTTTGCCGCTCACCTATCTCGAATCGCAATCGCCGCAAAGTTTTTACGAATTCTCGATCGGCACGGCTAACAACAATTCAAATATGATGGCGCAAACGTCAATCGGCATCACCTCCAACCAACTGTTTCCCGGCACAATTTCCCAACCGGACCCTGATCTCGAGCAAAAATTATCCCAAGGCATTGCCTCCGAAATGGGCGAAACAGCAGTCGCAAATGCGCCGGAGAATTTGCCAGCAGTTACGTTTCTGGAATATTTTTTACTCGATAACCAAATAGCTATTTTGACCAAATCGCCGGAGAACGATATCAATGGTGCCGTTGTTCCGGTATCGCCCGATTCGCTGGATGCGCTGATCAACGAATACCGATCCGCGCTGCACGTTCAGCAATCGCGCGGGATAACGGCGTCACGAAATGCAGTGCCGATATTTTTACCGACAGATGTTTCCACCATTCGCTCGCATACCAAATTGGCGCAGCAGTTGTTTCAACTGCTCATCGCACCGATTCGGCATTCGCTGCCATCCGGCGACAACCAAACGCTGGTGATTATTCCGCACCGCTCGCTGTGGATTGTGCCATTCGCATCGCTGCTGGATAAAAACGAACAGTATTTTGGCGATCAGTTTGTGCTCACGTACGCGCCGTCCGAACAGGATTGGGCGTCGATCGCGGCGCAGCAACGCCCAGCGGACCAACGTGATCCCAAAGCCTGGATTATCGGAAATCCGCAAATGCCACAGCTTGTGCAATCATGCGGTTTAGAAATAAAGTTTTCGCAACTATCCGGCGCAGAGGACGAGGCAAAAGCGATTGCACAGTTGTTCGGTCGCGATCGATCGGAGCTGTTTATCGGCAAACAGGCAGACCGGCTGCGGCTGGAAGCCTGGCATCAGGATTTCAGCGTGCTGCATTTTGCAACGCACGGCTTTGCCTGCATTGACGATCCGCTGAGTTCGTTTGTGGTTTTGAGCGAACTGGAACCCGGCGATATCGATTTACAACCGCAATCTGCGCAACTGGCGTTTCCCGGTGATCCACGACTCGCTGTAAAATTGAATGATCCGAACGACGATTTATCCCGGATGTCCGCAAAAATGGCGCCGCCAAAACCCGAATTTCCGGGAATTTTGGATGCCCGGACAATCGTTAATAACTTTTTCCTGAAAGCGGATTTGGTAACGCTCAGCGCCTGCCAAACCGGATTGGGCAAAGTTTTGGGGCAGGGCACGATCGGATTTACCCGGGCATTTTTGGCTGCCGGAGCGCGGTCGCTACTGGTCAGTTTGTGGCAGGTGGATGACGAATCGACCAAAGAATTGATGATCCATTTTTACACGGAATATTTACGACATGGCAACAAAGCGCTCGCGCTCCAAAACGCGATGATCGAAACGCGAAAAAAATTCCCGGATCCCAAAGATTGGGCGGCATTTACGCTAATCGGCACCGCCGAATAA
- a CDS encoding sugar O-acetyltransferase → MTEKEKMLASQPYNSRDPELIKMYHKARRLLRIFNSTESHDAAAKTAALRELFGKLGKNVWIEAPFFCDYGENIFIGDNTFINFNATFLDCNRISIGKNGLIAPNVQIYTAYHPLKASDRIKQNWDETDGTAIYHTAAAPVAIGDNVWIGGSCIVFPGVSIGDNTTIGAGSIVTKNIPANVLAFGNPCKVVRQL, encoded by the coding sequence ATGACAGAAAAAGAAAAAATGCTGGCCAGCCAGCCGTATAATTCCCGCGATCCCGAGTTGATCAAAATGTATCACAAAGCGCGGCGATTATTGCGGATTTTCAATTCCACTGAATCGCACGATGCAGCCGCCAAAACCGCTGCGTTGAGAGAATTGTTCGGGAAATTGGGTAAAAATGTGTGGATCGAAGCGCCATTTTTTTGCGATTACGGCGAAAATATTTTTATCGGCGATAACACGTTTATCAACTTTAACGCGACATTTCTGGATTGCAATCGCATTTCCATCGGAAAAAACGGGTTGATTGCGCCGAATGTGCAGATTTATACGGCGTATCATCCGTTGAAGGCGAGTGATCGCATCAAACAAAATTGGGATGAAACCGACGGCACCGCCATCTATCACACCGCCGCCGCGCCGGTGGCGATTGGCGATAACGTATGGATTGGCGGCAGTTGCATCGTTTTCCCCGGCGTTTCCATCGGTGACAATACGACGATCGGCGCAGGTTCGATCGTCACCAAAAATATACCGGCTAATGTGCTCGCGTTCGGAAATCCCTGCAAAGTTGTCCGGCAATTGTAA
- a CDS encoding GNAT family N-acetyltransferase, producing the protein MPVSIETERLIISEFDENDAPFIQKLVNSDGWLRFIGDRGVRNIDDAKTYLRNGPIKSYTENGFGLWRVSLKHSQTPVGMCGLLKRDTMADIDIGFAMLPEFFKKGYTSEAAIATLEFAKNTLKLKRVVAITKPDNIASIGLLQKLGFVNEGIIAFNSEDTVLLGFNFE; encoded by the coding sequence ATGCCCGTAAGCATCGAAACCGAGCGGTTAATCATCAGCGAATTTGATGAAAACGACGCGCCGTTTATCCAAAAACTGGTCAATTCTGACGGCTGGCTGCGTTTCATTGGCGACAGAGGCGTTCGAAATATCGACGACGCCAAAACCTATTTGCGAAACGGTCCGATCAAAAGCTATACGGAAAACGGCTTCGGATTGTGGCGGGTTTCGTTGAAACATTCGCAAACACCGGTTGGTATGTGCGGGTTGCTCAAACGCGATACGATGGCTGATATCGACATCGGTTTTGCGATGCTGCCGGAATTTTTCAAAAAAGGATACACTTCGGAAGCCGCAATCGCCACGCTGGAGTTCGCCAAAAATACGCTCAAACTCAAACGCGTTGTGGCAATCACCAAACCGGACAATATCGCGTCGATCGGGTTGCTCCAAAAACTGGGTTTTGTGAATGAAGGCATCATTGCGTTTAATTCAGAAGATACGGTTTTGCTGGGTTTCAATTTCGAATGA
- a CDS encoding ATP-binding cassette domain-containing protein, which translates to MNKPQSKTIRVESISKTFSGDQPAVNAVSFTISDGKTLALIGTSGSGKTTILKILNRLLRPDSGRVIIRGTDISGTDATGLRRQIGYIIQGAALFPHWTISQNVGLVPRLLGWRKKRIESRVTELLQLVGLPDDFRSRYPAELSGGQQQRVGIARALAADPPIILLDEPFSALDPITRRQLQDEFLNLRRQLDKTMVLVTHDLEEAFLLADEILVLDRGEVQQIGSAADLRDNPANDFVKQFVESQLR; encoded by the coding sequence ATGAATAAACCGCAGAGCAAAACCATTCGCGTCGAATCTATTTCCAAAACTTTTTCGGGTGACCAACCGGCTGTAAATGCAGTGTCATTCACGATTTCAGACGGCAAAACGCTGGCGTTGATCGGCACCAGCGGCAGCGGAAAAACCACCATTCTGAAGATTTTGAACCGATTGTTGCGACCGGATTCGGGGCGGGTGATCATTCGCGGAACAGATATTTCCGGCACAGATGCGACCGGGCTGCGGCGACAAATCGGATACATTATTCAGGGTGCCGCGCTGTTTCCGCACTGGACGATTTCCCAAAATGTCGGGTTGGTTCCGCGGTTGCTCGGCTGGCGAAAAAAGCGCATTGAATCGCGGGTAACGGAATTGCTGCAACTGGTCGGACTGCCGGACGATTTTCGATCGCGATATCCAGCGGAACTGAGCGGCGGGCAGCAACAACGCGTCGGGATTGCCCGGGCGTTGGCGGCCGATCCGCCCATCATTCTGCTCGACGAACCGTTCTCTGCACTCGACCCGATCACCCGGCGACAGTTGCAGGATGAATTTTTGAACCTTCGCCGCCAGCTCGATAAAACGATGGTACTGGTCACGCACGATCTCGAAGAGGCATTTTTGCTCGCCGACGAAATTTTGGTGCTGGATAGGGGAGAAGTGCAACAAATTGGCTCAGCGGCGGATTTAAGGGACAATCCCGCCAACGATTTTGTGAAACAATTTGTGGAAAGCCAACTGCGATAA